In one window of Lewinella sp. 4G2 DNA:
- a CDS encoding TraR/DksA family transcriptional regulator has translation MIDRTQFGEQLREIIAATEQKIAGYEAAAAPVTPDDSIGRVSRMDAINNKAVVEAALRTAKRKLQRLKAMEANLDDPNLGLFKRCGRPIPMGRVLAMPESPFCVRCSS, from the coding sequence ATGATTGACAGGACACAATTTGGCGAGCAGTTACGGGAGATCATTGCCGCCACCGAACAGAAGATCGCGGGGTACGAAGCGGCAGCGGCGCCCGTCACTCCGGATGACAGCATTGGCCGGGTTTCGCGGATGGACGCGATCAATAATAAAGCCGTCGTAGAAGCAGCCTTGCGGACGGCAAAACGCAAGTTGCAGCGCCTGAAGGCCATGGAAGCCAATCTGGATGATCCGAACCTGGGCTTGTTCAAACGTTGCGGCCGGCCGATCCCGATGGGGCGGGTGCTGGCGATGCCGGAGAGCCCGTTTTGTGTGCGGTGTAGCAGTTAG
- a CDS encoding metallophosphoesterase — protein sequence MKRIGLLSDTHSYLDPKVFEYFEDCDEIWHGGDVGDASLLDELEAFRPLRGVYGNIDDQTVRGRLPLNLSFEIEGLSVLMTHIGGYPGRYTPRVRKLLDEQQPGLYICGHSHILKVMMDKKRQCLHINPGACGKHGFHRVRTVVRFSIEEGRVFDLEVVELGSR from the coding sequence TTGAAGCGAATCGGATTACTCTCCGACACCCACTCCTACCTCGACCCCAAGGTTTTTGAATATTTCGAAGACTGCGATGAGATCTGGCACGGTGGGGACGTCGGCGATGCCTCCCTGCTCGACGAGTTGGAGGCCTTCAGACCCCTGCGCGGCGTCTACGGCAACATTGACGACCAGACCGTGCGCGGCCGCTTGCCCCTCAATCTCTCCTTCGAGATCGAGGGGCTTTCGGTATTGATGACCCACATCGGCGGTTATCCCGGCCGGTACACCCCGCGCGTCCGGAAGCTGCTGGACGAGCAACAACCGGGCCTCTACATCTGCGGCCACAGCCACATCCTTAAAGTGATGATGGATAAGAAAAGGCAGTGCCTGCACATCAATCCGGGAGCGTGCGGCAAACATGGTTTCCATCGGGTGCGGACGGTTGTTCGTTTCTCGATTGAGGAGGGAAGGGTGTTTGATCTGGAGGTGGTGGAGTTGGGGAGTAGATAG
- a CDS encoding DUF2147 domain-containing protein, with protein sequence MRSSLLFTLFLSLFSTCVSAQMNSPEGMWETVDEDTGEAKSVIQIYANGNKFDGKVAKILTGNDDAVCTECTGKLKGKPILGLQIISGIAKDGEEWNGGTILDPQKGAEYRLVVWYDGDPDVLYVRGKHWTGLYRTQTWRRQKS encoded by the coding sequence ATGAGATCATCGTTACTCTTTACCCTGTTCCTGTCCTTATTTAGCACCTGCGTCAGCGCCCAAATGAATAGCCCGGAGGGGATGTGGGAAACGGTGGATGAGGATACCGGCGAGGCAAAATCCGTCATCCAGATCTACGCGAACGGAAACAAATTCGATGGCAAAGTGGCCAAAATCCTGACTGGAAACGACGACGCCGTGTGTACGGAATGCACCGGCAAACTGAAGGGTAAACCCATCCTCGGGCTCCAGATCATCAGCGGGATTGCAAAGGATGGCGAAGAGTGGAACGGCGGCACCATCCTCGACCCCCAGAAAGGTGCCGAATACCGACTCGTGGTTTGGTACGACGGTGACCCGGACGTGCTCTACGTGCGCGGCAAGCACTGGACGGGGCTTTACCGGACACAGACTTGGCGGCGGCAGAAGTCTTAG
- a CDS encoding T9SS type A sorting domain-containing protein, translated as MQPKLTFFVFLLLLGTALSAQTVRVTDADLVGGQTYNWDANTTYILDGLVFLEAGGVLNIPAGTVIKGSRQSQITTGDNTSALIIARGAQIFAEGTAEAPIVFTAERDDLSDDFDMDIEFDRGQWGGLIILGNATIARPGGEDGIEGIDAGNDSAKFGGDNDNDNSGTLTYVSIRYGGSALSPNNEINGLTLGGVGSGTTIDYVEVYGNLDDGIEFFGGTVKVDHAAVAFCGDDAYDYDFGWRGGGQYWFSLQENNFSTGRAGEHDGASPDGQAPFSKPTIYNATYIGVGESTSASEGDAADALAFGILFRDNAAGLYANSIFANFNGAAVAIEDRADETANDSYQRMLAGDLKFVNNQFFNFGRGTGFSSIFLVVNENEEINSDNTPNFVTKMMTDGNQVVDPRFNGDDRDNDMYDYRPGFGSPAADAGEGTTVPAGFEAQDYIGAFAPGNGDDNASWLTDWTEISATQGMLNVTGVGQVESQGFILDAPVPNPASGITAINFELPRAATVTTTIVDILGRPVAQYRDEFAAGANSRIVSVANLPAGNYVVVVNAGNSRLMQKLVVRH; from the coding sequence ATGCAGCCAAAACTTACCTTTTTCGTATTCCTCCTTCTTCTGGGCACGGCCCTCTCCGCTCAAACGGTTCGCGTCACGGATGCGGACCTCGTCGGCGGCCAAACCTATAACTGGGATGCCAACACAACCTACATTCTGGATGGCCTCGTCTTTCTGGAAGCTGGTGGTGTCCTTAACATTCCCGCCGGTACGGTGATTAAAGGATCTCGCCAATCGCAAATCACTACTGGGGACAACACCTCCGCTCTTATCATTGCCCGCGGCGCGCAAATCTTCGCTGAGGGCACCGCCGAAGCGCCTATCGTATTCACCGCTGAGCGTGATGACTTGTCAGATGACTTCGATATGGACATCGAATTCGACCGCGGACAGTGGGGTGGCCTCATCATCCTTGGCAACGCGACCATCGCTCGCCCCGGTGGCGAAGACGGCATCGAAGGCATCGACGCCGGTAACGACTCAGCCAAGTTCGGCGGAGACAACGATAACGACAATTCCGGTACCCTTACCTACGTATCCATCCGCTACGGTGGTTCCGCACTGAGCCCGAACAACGAGATTAACGGCCTCACCCTCGGTGGTGTTGGTTCCGGCACGACCATCGACTACGTGGAGGTGTACGGTAACCTCGACGACGGCATCGAATTCTTCGGTGGTACGGTAAAGGTTGACCACGCTGCCGTCGCCTTCTGCGGTGACGACGCTTACGACTACGATTTCGGCTGGCGCGGTGGTGGCCAGTACTGGTTCAGCCTCCAGGAAAACAACTTCAGCACCGGCCGCGCCGGTGAGCACGATGGCGCCAGCCCTGACGGCCAGGCTCCTTTCTCTAAGCCAACCATTTACAATGCCACTTACATTGGGGTAGGGGAGAGCACCTCCGCTTCCGAAGGTGACGCCGCTGACGCACTGGCTTTCGGTATTCTCTTCCGCGATAACGCAGCCGGCCTTTACGCTAATTCCATCTTTGCCAACTTCAACGGCGCCGCCGTAGCCATCGAAGACCGGGCCGACGAAACGGCTAACGATAGCTACCAGCGCATGCTTGCCGGTGACCTAAAATTCGTGAATAACCAGTTCTTCAACTTTGGCCGCGGCACCGGCTTCTCTTCCATTTTCCTAGTAGTTAACGAGAACGAAGAGATCAACTCGGACAACACACCCAACTTCGTGACGAAAATGATGACCGATGGCAACCAAGTCGTCGACCCACGCTTCAACGGAGATGACCGCGACAACGATATGTACGACTACCGCCCCGGATTCGGTAGCCCCGCCGCCGACGCTGGAGAAGGTACGACTGTTCCCGCTGGCTTTGAAGCCCAGGATTACATCGGTGCTTTCGCTCCTGGCAACGGCGATGACAACGCCAGCTGGCTCACGGATTGGACCGAGATCTCCGCTACCCAGGGTATGCTCAACGTAACCGGCGTCGGCCAGGTAGAAAGCCAGGGTTTCATCCTCGATGCCCCCGTGCCTAACCCCGCTAGCGGTATTACCGCTATCAACTTCGAGCTGCCTCGCGCCGCTACCGTAACTACCACCATTGTCGACATCCTCGGCCGCCCGGTAGCCCAGTACCGTGATGAGTTCGCAGCTGGTGCAAATTCCCGGATCGTCTCCGTCGCTAACCTGCCCGCTGGTAACTACGTCGTTGTCGTCAACGCCGGTAACTCCCGCCTCATGCAGAAACTGGTGGTTCGCCACTAA
- a CDS encoding TonB-dependent receptor, whose translation MLRSFLLLVVMLTVGTLAYGQQGAISGTVLDEDGFPVLGANVVIQGTTIGAQTDFIEGKFQFQVDPGTYTIVATYVGYADLVTEGVVVAANETTVLDLSFNGDTGVDLDLDVTVSAKALERGDVAVLRLRQNSDKVQDVISSQEMSRLGAGNAAAAMSKVTGTTIVDGKYVYVRGLGDRYSATTVNGLRLPSVDPYRNAAQLDLIPTNLLDNIVASKTFTPDLPGDFTGGSVNIKLKALPERFTWGVSASTSYNTLSNFQSDFLTYDAGDKSWLGFNDGTLDRPAILDDPRREELFITGQSAVSEARRNDDAAALLDETTRAFAPNGFTQTNNTSPLDYSFSANIGNQFQIGTMPVGVFATASYSRDYSFQDGTRANFFASPGNDQLIRNFDLRDQKSVESPKIGGMLGVSLRPSNASTINLYSIYSHQAFIEGRSLRGANDDFGVAGNQENFFQSNTSSFTERALTSYVAEGSHVLKGLGNTKIEWAGNVVNSVQNEPDIRFLAYVTQGGSSQINQSEITLPSRFFRDLTDDSYQGKLDITIPFLQSKSRGNAIKFGGLYNTKDRDFNETSYQYARSRGIDFNEANSDPAVYFGSDNLGLLNTDDRGNNFFGLYAIDATNQANSYVGSSDIYAGYLMGTYEVTKRLKVIAGLRMEGTAIDVISDKAEVSTNPEDFIANIDTTSFLPALNLVYKIGDGENGGLSSNLRASFTQTIARPNMREIAPFGSFGFIGEPPVFGNPDLQLTSIDNYDIRYELFPKAGEVIAISAFYKKFRNPIVVTFRQAGEQQFTWTNSETADLYGIELELRKNLGSFTSALENLTFSSNFSFIQSQQSIDAREVEIGQTVDPDFEAERQFNGQSPFIANVNLSYQSQDESPWDAVIAFNYFGDRLASIGAVGSPDIFERGRGTLDFSVGKKLGNFKLTLRGRNLLNPAYERFSEFNNSEYIFSRYDRGREVSLGVSYGL comes from the coding sequence ATGTTAAGATCTTTCCTCCTCCTGGTGGTCATGCTGACCGTCGGAACCCTGGCTTACGGCCAGCAGGGTGCCATCTCCGGTACCGTCCTCGATGAAGATGGCTTCCCCGTTCTCGGTGCCAACGTTGTTATTCAGGGCACCACCATCGGTGCGCAGACGGACTTCATCGAAGGTAAATTTCAGTTCCAGGTTGATCCCGGAACCTACACCATCGTCGCTACCTACGTAGGTTACGCCGACCTCGTCACTGAGGGCGTCGTCGTAGCGGCTAACGAAACCACGGTCCTGGACCTCTCTTTTAACGGTGATACGGGCGTCGATCTGGACCTCGACGTAACGGTCAGCGCCAAAGCCCTCGAGCGGGGTGACGTTGCCGTTCTCCGCCTCCGCCAGAATAGCGATAAGGTGCAGGACGTCATCTCCAGCCAGGAGATGAGCCGCCTCGGTGCCGGCAACGCCGCCGCCGCCATGTCCAAAGTAACCGGTACGACCATCGTCGACGGTAAGTACGTTTACGTACGCGGCCTCGGTGATCGTTACTCGGCCACTACCGTAAATGGCCTCCGCTTGCCTTCCGTCGATCCTTACCGTAACGCGGCTCAACTCGACCTCATCCCTACCAACCTGCTGGACAACATCGTAGCCAGCAAAACTTTTACGCCCGATCTGCCCGGTGACTTCACCGGCGGTAGCGTCAACATCAAGCTCAAGGCACTGCCCGAGCGTTTCACTTGGGGCGTCTCCGCTTCCACGAGCTACAATACGTTGAGCAACTTCCAGAGCGACTTCCTCACCTACGATGCTGGTGATAAGTCCTGGCTCGGATTCAACGACGGTACGCTGGACCGCCCAGCGATCTTGGATGACCCTCGCCGCGAGGAACTGTTCATCACCGGTCAGTCCGCCGTAAGTGAAGCTCGGAGAAACGATGATGCAGCTGCGCTGCTTGACGAAACCACTCGTGCCTTCGCGCCGAACGGTTTTACCCAGACCAACAATACTTCACCGCTGGATTACAGCTTCAGCGCCAACATTGGCAATCAGTTCCAGATCGGTACCATGCCGGTAGGTGTGTTTGCTACGGCCAGCTACTCTCGCGACTACAGCTTTCAGGATGGTACCCGCGCCAACTTCTTCGCCAGCCCCGGTAACGATCAGCTGATCCGCAACTTTGATCTTCGCGACCAGAAGAGCGTTGAGAGCCCCAAAATCGGTGGCATGCTCGGCGTAAGCTTGCGCCCCAGCAATGCATCCACCATCAACCTTTACAGCATTTACTCTCACCAGGCTTTCATCGAAGGCCGTAGCCTCCGTGGTGCCAACGATGATTTCGGTGTGGCCGGCAACCAAGAGAACTTCTTCCAGAGTAATACTTCCTCCTTTACTGAGCGGGCACTCACCTCCTACGTTGCCGAAGGTAGCCACGTACTTAAAGGCCTCGGTAACACCAAGATTGAGTGGGCCGGTAATGTGGTCAACTCCGTACAGAACGAACCGGACATCCGCTTCCTCGCCTACGTAACTCAGGGGGGATCTTCTCAGATCAACCAATCCGAGATCACGCTTCCCAGCCGCTTCTTCCGTGACCTGACGGACGATAGCTACCAGGGTAAGCTGGACATTACGATTCCTTTCCTGCAATCCAAAAGCCGTGGCAATGCCATCAAGTTTGGTGGCCTGTATAACACGAAGGACAGAGACTTCAACGAGACTTCTTACCAGTATGCCCGTAGCCGGGGTATCGACTTCAACGAAGCAAATTCCGACCCTGCTGTCTACTTTGGTTCCGACAATCTTGGCCTGCTGAATACGGACGATCGCGGCAACAATTTCTTCGGCCTCTACGCCATCGATGCGACCAACCAGGCGAACAGCTACGTGGGCTCATCCGACATCTACGCTGGCTACCTGATGGGTACCTACGAAGTAACGAAGCGCCTGAAAGTAATTGCCGGCCTCCGCATGGAAGGAACGGCCATCGACGTCATCTCCGACAAAGCAGAAGTTTCCACTAACCCCGAGGACTTCATCGCTAACATTGATACGACCTCTTTCCTCCCCGCCCTGAACTTGGTGTACAAGATTGGTGATGGTGAGAACGGTGGCCTCTCCAGCAACCTGCGCGCCAGTTTCACCCAGACGATTGCCCGCCCTAACATGCGGGAGATTGCACCCTTTGGTAGCTTCGGCTTCATCGGTGAGCCACCCGTTTTCGGTAACCCCGATCTGCAGTTGACGAGCATCGATAACTACGATATCCGCTACGAACTCTTCCCCAAGGCCGGTGAGGTGATTGCCATCTCCGCCTTCTACAAGAAGTTCCGTAATCCAATCGTTGTGACTTTCCGCCAGGCGGGTGAGCAACAGTTTACCTGGACGAACAGCGAGACGGCAGACCTTTACGGTATCGAGTTGGAGCTGCGGAAGAACCTTGGTTCCTTTACGTCCGCGCTGGAAAATCTCACTTTCAGTTCTAACTTCTCCTTCATCCAATCTCAGCAGTCCATCGACGCCCGGGAGGTGGAGATTGGCCAGACGGTTGATCCTGATTTCGAAGCGGAGCGCCAGTTCAACGGCCAGTCACCCTTCATCGCTAACGTGAACCTGAGCTACCAGAGCCAGGACGAATCCCCCTGGGATGCCGTCATCGCCTTCAACTACTTCGGCGACCGCTTGGCTTCTATCGGTGCTGTCGGTTCTCCCGACATCTTCGAGCGCGGCCGCGGTACGCTCGACTTCAGCGTCGGTAAGAAATTGGGCAACTTCAAGCTTACGCTCCGGGGCCGCAACCTGCTGAACCCCGCTTACGAGCGCTTCTCTGAGTTCAACAACAGCGAGTACATCTTCAGCCGCTACGACCGCGGCCGCGAAGTAAGCCTCGGGGTCAGCTACGGACTCTAA
- the ruvB gene encoding Holliday junction branch migration DNA helicase RuvB, whose protein sequence is MNEHLDPTADNLQPEDNSMEKALRPDSLDDFSGQPKIVENLKIFIQAAVERGDSLDHVLLHGPPGLGKTTLSHIVANELGAELKMTSGPVLEKAGDLAGLLTNLNEGDVLFIDEIHRLNNVVEEYLYSAMEDYRIDIMIDSGPNARSVQIGLEPFTLVGATTRMGLLTAPMRARFGINCLLDYYDIPTLVKIIKRSCKIMNVPVTPDGAQEIARRSRGTPRIANALLRRIRDFAQIKGNGTIDKAIADYGLTALNVDEGGLDEMDNKILDAIINKFKGGPVGVSTIATAVGEDSGTIEEVHEPFLIMEGYLQRTPRGRIATEKAYNHIGATPPGTVGTLFEF, encoded by the coding sequence ATGAACGAACACCTTGACCCTACGGCAGATAATCTGCAACCGGAGGATAATAGCATGGAGAAGGCCCTACGGCCGGATTCACTCGATGACTTCAGTGGGCAACCCAAGATCGTAGAAAATCTCAAGATCTTTATTCAGGCCGCTGTGGAACGGGGAGATAGCCTCGACCACGTACTGCTGCACGGGCCTCCCGGATTGGGAAAGACGACGCTCTCCCACATAGTAGCCAACGAGTTGGGTGCGGAGTTGAAAATGACGAGTGGCCCCGTACTGGAAAAAGCCGGTGACTTGGCGGGCCTCCTCACTAACCTCAACGAGGGTGACGTGCTTTTCATTGATGAGATTCACCGCCTGAACAATGTCGTGGAGGAATACCTCTACTCCGCCATGGAGGATTACCGGATCGATATCATGATCGACAGCGGCCCTAACGCTCGCTCCGTACAGATCGGCCTCGAACCCTTCACATTGGTGGGTGCCACGACCAGAATGGGACTACTGACAGCTCCAATGCGGGCCCGTTTCGGCATCAATTGTTTACTGGATTACTACGACATCCCCACCCTCGTAAAGATCATTAAGCGAAGCTGTAAAATCATGAATGTACCGGTCACCCCGGACGGTGCACAGGAGATCGCCCGCCGGAGCAGGGGTACGCCGCGAATCGCCAACGCCCTCCTCCGCCGGATTCGGGATTTTGCCCAGATCAAAGGCAACGGCACCATCGATAAAGCCATCGCGGACTACGGGCTAACGGCTTTGAACGTAGACGAAGGCGGCCTCGATGAAATGGATAACAAAATCCTCGATGCCATCATCAATAAATTCAAGGGTGGCCCGGTTGGCGTATCCACCATCGCCACGGCGGTGGGTGAAGACTCCGGAACGATCGAAGAAGTCCACGAGCCCTTCCTCATCATGGAAGGATACTTACAACGGACACCACGAGGTCGGATTGCTACTGAAAAGGCTTATAACCACATTGGTGCCACGCCGCCGGGTACGGTGGGGACTTTGTTTGAGTTTTAG
- a CDS encoding site-specific integrase codes for MPYYRHTARVRFQLKEAKAKSATPIVLVTYVNRRRVKWQTGERIHPADWNTTTRRPIIGSRSKGTAYQLQLLKERLDGFERQYLELYREWQLDTAAGLENYNPDKLRLELSYRVGHLARPGAAADQLDASGFVRFAESVRDHRKQSTSIKRGTWKVLNNHVNLLREYADLRHGGAVAFDEVDELFIDGLKRWLYRSKDHSRRTVHKVMITLRSIATRADDRGLMTYGNRFKRWTKVSFRKLPQPSLNRAEFDALRLYDFTDEPRLDRVRDLFLIGIATAQRWSDYSKLTPANFTALPGGGYRYFIQSQRKTGKPAAGAVMSWAVPVLEKYGYVGGGEFNPPTISPAKFNDYLKEVGQMAIPEATFTVYRDGEHQDDAGEVVPLWQMMSSHAARRTAVGMLRTLRMPDNEIQKMTGHKTLTELDGYDVRGAEELALEQRRALDAAFAKAEMRIA; via the coding sequence ATGCCTTACTACCGCCATACGGCGCGCGTACGTTTTCAGCTCAAAGAAGCGAAAGCCAAAAGCGCCACCCCCATAGTTTTAGTTACCTACGTAAACCGCCGCCGCGTAAAGTGGCAAACCGGCGAACGCATCCACCCGGCCGACTGGAATACTACTACCCGCCGCCCTATCATTGGTAGCCGCAGTAAAGGCACCGCCTACCAGCTGCAACTACTCAAAGAACGGTTAGACGGTTTTGAGCGCCAATACCTAGAATTATATAGAGAATGGCAACTGGATACCGCCGCCGGACTGGAAAACTACAACCCGGACAAACTGCGGTTGGAGCTATCGTACCGCGTTGGCCACCTAGCCCGCCCCGGTGCCGCAGCTGACCAGTTAGACGCATCCGGCTTTGTCCGGTTTGCCGAAAGCGTAAGGGACCACCGCAAGCAAAGTACCAGCATTAAACGCGGCACGTGGAAAGTCTTAAACAATCACGTCAACCTACTACGCGAGTACGCCGACCTGCGGCACGGTGGCGCGGTGGCGTTTGACGAAGTGGACGAACTATTTATAGATGGGTTAAAGCGTTGGTTATACCGTTCTAAGGACCATAGCCGCCGCACCGTTCATAAGGTAATGATTACCCTACGTTCAATTGCTACCCGTGCGGATGACCGGGGATTGATGACCTACGGCAACCGGTTCAAACGTTGGACGAAAGTTAGTTTTCGCAAGCTACCCCAACCGTCATTGAACCGCGCGGAATTTGACGCCCTGCGGTTGTATGACTTCACCGATGAACCCCGATTAGATCGGGTGCGGGATTTGTTTCTAATTGGAATAGCCACCGCCCAACGTTGGAGCGATTACAGCAAATTGACCCCGGCCAACTTCACGGCCTTACCCGGTGGGGGCTACCGTTATTTCATCCAAAGCCAGCGCAAGACCGGTAAACCCGCCGCCGGTGCCGTTATGAGTTGGGCCGTGCCGGTGCTGGAAAAGTACGGGTACGTTGGTGGTGGTGAGTTCAACCCGCCGACCATTAGCCCCGCCAAGTTTAACGACTATCTAAAGGAGGTTGGGCAAATGGCTATACCCGAAGCTACGTTCACCGTTTACCGTGACGGGGAGCATCAAGATGACGCGGGCGAAGTTGTCCCCCTTTGGCAAATGATGAGCAGCCACGCCGCCCGCCGTACCGCCGTTGGTATGCTTCGTACCCTACGGATGCCGGACAACGAAATACAGAAGATGACCGGCCACAAGACCCTAACCGAGCTAGACGGGTACGACGTGCGCGGGGCGGAAGAACTAGCCTTAGAACAACGGCGCGCACTAGACGCCGCATTTGCTAAAGCTGAAATGCGGATAGCTTAG